One window from the genome of Vibrio vulnificus NBRC 15645 = ATCC 27562 encodes:
- the fadJ gene encoding fatty acid oxidation complex subunit alpha FadJ — translation MSEQKAFNLKIDEQNIAWLGIDVPNEKMNTLQAAFADEMKAIFAQLKDSSGLKGLIVHSLKPDNFVAGADVRMLEACKTAPEAEALARQGQELFQQLSDLPYPVVAAIHGPCLGGGLELALACDFRVCSDDDATRLGLPEVQLGLLPGSGGTQRLPRLIGLLPSLDLILTGKQLRANKAKKLGVVDACVPQTILLDVAKQFVEKGKKRAKQKVTTKEKLLSGSGLGRKFVFEQAAKKTHEKTRGNYPATVAILQVIQHGLEKGMKQGLELEAKRFGELVMSNESKALRSIFFATTEMKKETGSEAKPSKVGMVGVLGGGLMGAGISHVSVAKAKVRVRIKDVSDDGVLNALKYNYKLFDKQRKRRILSKAQLQSKMLQLSGGTDFTSFNRTDVVIEAVFEDLSLKQQMVADIEANAKSETIFATNTSSLPIHKIAEKAQRPENIVGLHYFSPVEKMPLVEVIPHESTSEETIATVVALAKKQGKTPIVVKDQAGFYVNRILAPYMNESAHILLANEPIDKIDTALLDFGFPVGPITLLDEVGVDIGAKIMPILVAELGARFKGPDVFDVLLNDGRKGRKSGKGFYTYKGKKKEVDKSVYKLLKLTPESKLSDNDIALRCVLPMLNEAVRCLDDGIIRSPRDGDIGAIFGIGFPPFLGGPFRYMDQFGLKELVEKMNQFAEKYGDRFAPCDGLLTRAGEGRRFYDN, via the coding sequence AAAGCGTTTAATCTAAAGATTGATGAGCAGAACATTGCATGGCTTGGCATTGATGTTCCAAACGAAAAAATGAATACCCTTCAAGCGGCTTTTGCCGATGAAATGAAGGCGATTTTTGCTCAACTGAAAGACAGCAGTGGCCTAAAAGGGTTGATCGTTCATTCGTTGAAACCTGACAACTTTGTTGCAGGCGCGGATGTGCGAATGCTAGAAGCGTGCAAAACGGCTCCTGAAGCAGAAGCCCTTGCACGCCAAGGACAAGAGTTATTTCAACAACTTTCTGATTTGCCTTATCCAGTGGTGGCTGCAATCCACGGCCCGTGTCTGGGTGGCGGTTTGGAATTGGCGTTAGCGTGTGATTTTCGTGTGTGTAGTGACGACGACGCCACTCGTCTTGGTTTGCCAGAAGTCCAGCTTGGTCTATTACCGGGTTCTGGTGGTACTCAGCGTCTCCCTCGTTTGATTGGTCTTCTTCCTTCATTGGATCTTATCCTGACGGGTAAACAGCTTCGAGCCAATAAAGCCAAAAAATTGGGCGTTGTTGACGCTTGTGTGCCACAAACTATTTTGTTGGATGTGGCAAAGCAGTTTGTTGAAAAAGGCAAGAAGCGCGCAAAACAAAAGGTGACGACAAAAGAGAAATTGCTCTCTGGGAGTGGGCTAGGGCGTAAGTTTGTGTTTGAACAAGCGGCGAAAAAAACGCACGAAAAAACACGTGGTAACTACCCAGCGACTGTCGCCATCTTGCAAGTCATCCAGCATGGCCTTGAAAAAGGGATGAAGCAGGGCTTGGAGCTGGAAGCGAAGCGCTTTGGTGAGTTGGTCATGAGCAACGAGTCGAAGGCTTTACGTTCGATTTTCTTTGCCACTACGGAAATGAAAAAAGAAACGGGCAGTGAAGCAAAACCAAGTAAAGTCGGAATGGTCGGCGTGCTTGGTGGTGGCTTGATGGGCGCGGGTATCAGTCACGTCAGTGTGGCGAAAGCCAAAGTGCGAGTACGCATTAAAGACGTCAGCGATGACGGCGTTCTGAACGCCTTGAAATACAACTACAAGTTGTTTGATAAGCAGCGCAAACGCCGCATTCTCTCCAAAGCACAACTGCAGAGCAAAATGCTGCAATTGAGCGGAGGAACCGATTTCACCAGCTTTAATCGCACCGATGTGGTGATTGAGGCGGTCTTTGAAGATCTGTCGCTCAAGCAACAAATGGTGGCGGATATTGAAGCAAATGCGAAGTCGGAGACTATCTTCGCGACCAATACCTCTTCTTTGCCAATCCATAAAATTGCCGAGAAGGCACAGAGGCCTGAGAACATTGTGGGTTTGCACTACTTTAGTCCGGTAGAGAAAATGCCATTGGTGGAAGTCATTCCGCATGAATCAACGTCGGAAGAAACCATTGCCACAGTGGTCGCTTTGGCGAAGAAACAAGGCAAAACGCCGATTGTGGTGAAAGACCAAGCGGGTTTCTATGTGAACCGAATTCTTGCGCCGTACATGAACGAATCTGCGCACATTTTGCTAGCAAATGAGCCGATCGATAAGATCGACACCGCGTTGTTGGATTTTGGCTTCCCGGTAGGCCCAATTACTTTGCTGGATGAAGTGGGTGTGGATATTGGTGCGAAGATCATGCCTATCCTTGTTGCTGAGTTGGGTGCTCGCTTTAAAGGGCCAGATGTGTTTGATGTGCTTCTCAATGATGGCCGCAAAGGTCGCAAGAGTGGAAAAGGCTTCTACACCTATAAAGGCAAGAAGAAAGAGGTGGATAAGTCCGTATACAAACTGCTGAAACTCACCCCAGAGTCGAAGCTGAGCGACAATGACATTGCGCTTCGTTGTGTGCTACCAATGCTCAACGAAGCGGTACGCTGCTTGGATGATGGCATTATTCGTTCTCCTCGTGATGGTGACATTGGGGCTATTTTTGGTATCGGTTTCCCTCCTTTCCTCGGTGGCCCGTTCCGTTATATGGACCAATTTGGTTTGAAGGAGTTGGTAGAGAAAATGAACCAATTCGCAGAGAAATATGGCGATCGCTTTGCGCCGTGTGATGGCTTACTCACGCGTGCGGGAGAAGGACGTCGTTTCTATGACAACTAG
- a CDS encoding insulinase family protein — MHLSPNDTHHYRYLTLDNQLRVLLISSEDATKSAAALAVNVGHFDDPIEREGLAHYLEHMLFLGTEKYPKVGDFQSYINQHGGSNNAWTGTEHTCFFFDVSANVFEKALDRFSQFFVAPLFNEEALDKERQAVESEYRLKLNDDSRRFYQVNKEVVNPNHPFAKFSVGNLETLNDRDGISIRQEIVDFYRTHYSSDLMTLTIYGPQSLDQLQTWAEEKFGSITNNHLAGKSIAVPISDENSTGILVNIEPLKEIRKLIMTFPLPGMDHHYSTKPLSYFAHLLGYEGEGSLMLKLKNKNWVTSLSAGGGAAGSNYRDFTVSCTLTKDGLAHTDEIIQAVFQYIRLIKAEGLEEWRYKEKQAVLESAFRFQEPSRPFDMVSHLVINMQHYAAEDTIYGDYKMAKYDEALLRSLFDYFTVENLRVTLIAKGFEADKEAAWYFTPYRVTPFSGEQKQNYAQINPGWGFELPARNPFICYELDPNPLEADETLPQLIEDLEGFRLWHLQDTEFKVPKGVLYVAIDSPHAVSSAKNIVKTRLCVEMFLDSLAKETYQAEIAGMGYNMYAHQGGVTLTLSGFSQKLPQLLEMILKRFATRDFSPIRFDNIKKQLLRSWRNSAQDRPISQLFNAMTGILQPNNPPFSKLIEALQEIEVEELAEFVDEILAELHVEMFVYGDWQRQQAHDMATTLKNALRVKEQRYEEALRPLIMLGANGSFQREVECGQQDSAVVIYHQCEDTSPHSIALYSLANHLMSATFFHEIRTKQQLGYMVGTGNMPLNKHPGIVLYVQSPNSAPAELVRSIDEFLNAFYMVLLELNEYQWHSSKRGLWNQISAPDTTLRSRAQRLWVAIGNKDIEFNQREKVLEELKNLTRADMIRFVVNELKPRTANRLVMHTQGIAHADAPKIHLGQEIGSIEEFQLRPKDVGLG, encoded by the coding sequence GTGCACTTAAGTCCAAATGACACTCATCACTATCGTTACTTGACGCTCGATAACCAGTTGAGAGTTTTGCTGATCAGCTCCGAAGACGCCACCAAATCAGCTGCGGCTCTTGCGGTCAATGTCGGGCATTTTGATGATCCTATCGAACGAGAAGGCCTTGCCCATTATCTTGAACACATGCTGTTTTTGGGGACGGAAAAATACCCTAAAGTAGGCGATTTTCAAAGTTATATTAACCAGCATGGCGGCAGCAATAATGCTTGGACGGGGACTGAACATACTTGTTTCTTTTTTGACGTCAGCGCCAATGTTTTTGAAAAAGCGCTAGACCGATTTAGTCAGTTTTTTGTCGCGCCTTTGTTTAACGAAGAGGCTCTGGATAAAGAACGCCAAGCGGTCGAATCTGAATATCGTCTGAAATTGAACGACGACTCAAGACGCTTCTATCAAGTTAATAAGGAAGTGGTTAATCCGAATCATCCTTTTGCAAAATTTTCCGTCGGTAACTTGGAAACGCTCAACGACAGAGATGGCATTTCCATTCGCCAAGAGATCGTAGACTTCTATCGCACTCATTATTCATCCGATTTAATGACCTTGACTATCTATGGGCCACAAAGTCTTGATCAACTGCAAACATGGGCAGAAGAAAAATTCGGATCCATTACCAACAACCATTTAGCGGGTAAATCGATAGCCGTACCCATCAGTGATGAAAACAGCACAGGCATTTTGGTGAACATTGAGCCGCTCAAAGAGATACGTAAGCTCATTATGACATTTCCTCTGCCAGGCATGGATCATCACTACTCAACCAAACCGCTTTCCTACTTTGCCCATCTGCTTGGTTATGAGGGAGAAGGCAGTTTGATGCTCAAGCTGAAAAACAAAAACTGGGTGACCTCTCTCTCTGCTGGCGGTGGCGCTGCTGGCAGTAATTACCGTGATTTCACCGTCAGTTGTACTTTGACGAAAGACGGGCTCGCCCATACCGATGAGATTATTCAAGCCGTTTTCCAGTATATTCGTTTGATCAAAGCAGAAGGGCTTGAAGAGTGGCGATACAAAGAAAAACAAGCGGTACTTGAGTCTGCGTTTCGCTTCCAAGAGCCCTCTCGACCGTTCGACATGGTCAGTCATTTGGTGATTAACATGCAGCATTACGCTGCGGAAGACACCATCTATGGCGATTATAAAATGGCGAAGTACGATGAGGCGCTGCTGCGCTCTTTGTTTGACTATTTTACTGTTGAAAATCTGCGCGTAACGTTGATAGCAAAAGGCTTTGAGGCAGACAAAGAAGCGGCATGGTACTTCACCCCATACCGTGTTACGCCTTTTAGTGGAGAGCAAAAACAAAACTACGCGCAAATTAACCCAGGTTGGGGGTTTGAGCTTCCAGCGCGAAACCCATTTATCTGTTACGAACTGGATCCCAATCCGCTCGAAGCGGATGAAACCCTGCCACAGTTGATTGAAGATCTTGAAGGGTTCCGCCTCTGGCACTTACAGGACACCGAATTTAAAGTACCTAAAGGGGTGCTTTACGTGGCGATAGACAGCCCACACGCGGTTTCTTCGGCGAAGAATATTGTCAAAACCCGACTGTGTGTTGAGATGTTCCTCGACTCGTTGGCCAAAGAAACTTATCAAGCCGAAATTGCCGGAATGGGGTACAACATGTACGCTCATCAAGGCGGCGTCACCCTAACGCTCTCGGGTTTCTCACAAAAACTGCCACAGTTGCTTGAGATGATCCTCAAGCGCTTTGCAACGCGAGATTTCAGCCCGATTCGATTTGACAACATCAAAAAACAGTTGCTCCGCAGTTGGCGAAATTCGGCGCAAGATCGTCCTATTTCTCAACTATTTAATGCAATGACAGGCATTTTACAGCCAAACAACCCTCCCTTTTCCAAGCTCATTGAAGCCTTACAGGAGATTGAAGTGGAAGAGTTGGCCGAGTTCGTCGATGAAATATTGGCAGAGCTTCACGTGGAAATGTTTGTCTATGGTGATTGGCAACGACAACAAGCTCATGATATGGCAACAACTCTCAAAAATGCGCTGCGTGTTAAAGAACAACGCTACGAAGAAGCCTTGCGTCCACTGATTATGCTTGGTGCAAATGGCAGCTTCCAACGAGAAGTGGAATGTGGCCAACAGGACTCTGCGGTGGTGATTTATCATCAATGTGAAGACACCTCACCGCACAGCATCGCACTTTACTCTCTTGCCAACCACTTGATGTCTGCAACCTTTTTCCACGAAATTCGCACTAAACAGCAACTTGGTTACATGGTGGGAACCGGCAACATGCCATTAAACAAACACCCCGGAATCGTGCTGTATGTGCAATCGCCAAACTCAGCACCAGCGGAATTAGTGCGCTCGATTGATGAATTTTTGAATGCGTTTTACATGGTGTTGCTAGAGCTCAATGAATATCAATGGCACAGCAGTAAGCGCGGACTCTGGAATCAAATCTCCGCACCAGACACCACCTTACGCAGCAGAGCGCAACGTTTGTGGGTTGCCATCGGCAATAAAGACATTGAGTTCAATCAGCGCGAGAAAGTGCTCGAGGAGCTGAAAAACTTAACTCGTGCCGACATGATCCGCTTTGTGGTAAATGAACTCAAACCAAGAACAGCGAATCGTTTAGTGATGCATACACAAGGTATCGCCCACGCCGATGCACCGAAAATTCACCTTGGTCAGGAAATTGGCTCGATTGAAGAGTTTCAGCTAAGGCCAAAAGATGTCGGCCTCGGTTAG
- the sixA gene encoding phosphohistidine phosphatase SixA, translated as MKVLIMRHGEAEHFADSDAQRALTTRGRLESETVAKACAEHGITHFDKVLVSPYLRAQQTWQEISGYFQADAVETCEDITPYGQSEQVYDYLCALIEVEQPEQILLVSHLPLVGYLTAEFVKDMSAPMFPTSGMVCVEFEPSQHRGEIRFSLRP; from the coding sequence ATGAAAGTACTAATTATGCGTCACGGTGAAGCGGAACATTTCGCCGACAGTGATGCGCAACGAGCCTTAACCACTCGTGGTCGTCTAGAATCGGAGACCGTAGCGAAAGCGTGTGCCGAACATGGCATCACACATTTTGATAAGGTTCTTGTTAGCCCTTACCTACGAGCGCAACAAACTTGGCAAGAAATCAGTGGTTATTTTCAAGCCGACGCAGTGGAAACCTGTGAAGACATCACCCCTTATGGGCAGTCTGAGCAAGTTTATGATTACTTGTGCGCGCTGATTGAAGTTGAGCAACCAGAGCAGATTCTGCTGGTTTCACACCTTCCTTTGGTAGGGTATTTGACAGCGGAGTTTGTCAAAGACATGTCTGCGCCGATGTTCCCGACATCCGGCATGGTGTGTGTGGAGTTTGAACCGAGCCAGCATCGTGGCGAAATCCGTTTTAGTTTAAGACCGTAG
- the smrB gene encoding endonuclease SmrB encodes MSNKDNDLDDDFSLFREAVQGIKKLPQDTIVQQPNRNTKQKEIKRISREASDSEFYFSDEFVPLLSEEGPTRYARDDVSTYEVKRLRRGVYVPDVFLDMHGMTQQEAKRELGAMIAYCVKNEVHCACVQHGIGKHILKQKTPLWLAQHPDVLAFHQAPLEFGGDGALLVLLSIPEK; translated from the coding sequence ATGAGTAACAAAGACAACGACCTTGACGACGATTTCTCATTATTCCGGGAAGCAGTACAGGGCATAAAAAAGTTGCCTCAGGATACCATAGTCCAGCAACCAAACAGAAATACTAAACAAAAAGAAATCAAGCGTATTAGCCGTGAAGCCAGTGACTCTGAATTCTATTTCTCAGACGAGTTTGTGCCTCTTTTAAGCGAAGAAGGGCCGACCCGTTACGCACGTGACGACGTGTCCACCTATGAAGTCAAACGCCTGCGACGCGGGGTGTATGTCCCCGATGTGTTTCTTGATATGCACGGGATGACACAACAAGAAGCGAAGCGTGAACTTGGCGCAATGATCGCGTACTGTGTGAAAAATGAAGTGCATTGTGCTTGCGTGCAACACGGTATCGGGAAGCACATTCTCAAGCAAAAAACGCCACTGTGGCTCGCGCAGCATCCTGATGTGCTGGCCTTCCACCAAGCACCACTTGAATTTGGCGGAGATGGCGCCCTGCTTGTTCTGCTCTCAATCCCTGAGAAATAA